TTGCTTTCTATTGACTCTGGTTTGTACACCCTTGGTAGAGTCTGGTTGACCGGATCATGCAACATTACATCATCGTTGTCAAACACTTTGGCCCTCTTAGTCTCTCGAACAGGTATGGACTCTAACGAATCGTTGATGTGTTGCATATCGAATAAAATATCCTCACTCTTCGCCTCTGCTCCCCGTTTGTTGCTCTGTTTCCGGTCTAGAGAGTTCAATTTATTAATGATATCTCGTATGCTGGAATTCCAATCCTCTATAATCGCTGTATCGTAATTAGCAGGAGCCAGCTTAACGGGTGAGGTAGATCTTTTGTCAGATTCcctttttttgaatttaGCTCTCGCGTAATGACGAAACCGTGGAGACCATGCTGGATCACCCTTGGTATCATCAGTCTCTCTTTCTCGAGCATGTTTCTTCTTAAATACTACCTCATCATCCGCATCGGAAGTGTAAATTTTCTCCTCTCCCGcactttcctcctcgtcatcacCATTTGTAGGGAATGTACTTGGCCCAGGAGATATATACTCTGGACTATAAGACGGGCTCGGTGTAGAAGCACATCTTCCCTTCTTTGCTGGGAATTCTTCTTCGGCCAcagtttctcttctttcccgttcttcttgattAGTATTACCACCAACGGATGCCGTGTTCCCCGGatctttttcaaaggtgGGTTCTTGcgttgttcttgttttgtCTTTACAAGGAATAGATTCGATCGGATTCTGCTCATCATTAATACCGCCATTTCTTCGCCTTTTACCAGGATCGGTCATTTCCTCATCGTCACGTTTATGATCGTGTTGTTGCCTCTGATACGAtttcaaattgaaagaCTTGGAATTCGCGCCCTTAGTCTTTCCATGAGTCGGTTGTGTAGTCTTATGAGTGTGGTCCGGTGCTCTTTCATTCTCAAACCCAAAGCCATACGGTTGCTGTTCGTAAGGTTTACTCTTCCGAGTCTTATTAGCAAATGGATTGGCTTTTGTATGTAATGACTTGCCCGCTGGGTCAGACCCACGTTCGTAGATCCCTTGGGAAATTAGCACCTTATTGTACTTAGCTCTCTCCTCTCCGTTTGTGAGCACAGAGTGTGCATGCACCACTAACTTGAAAAGCTCTTCACATTTATCCGATTTTGATTTGTCGGGATGCAGTTTCATAGCAAGCTTACGGTAGGATTTGGAAATTTCCTCATTGGTGGCATCAAAGTGTACTCCTAAAAGTGAATAATGTGTTGTCTTATCAAGTTCCAGTTCCATTATCGGTGCAAGCGCCCCCCTCTTCTACATGGTATTGTGCATCTCAATAAACTGGAATCTGGATGATCGGAAAAATAAAACGTCAACATAAATCTTAAAACAGCAACCACAGTAacttttcaagaaaaaagatGCCATAAATGAAGTGTCCGTCCCAGTTCACAGTAGAGGACGAACACCAAAGGGTTGGTCAAAGCACTGTAGAAAGAATTTCCTCGCTATTCAGTGTATCATTGAATGGGGATTTTTACTCAAAACGAGAGCGAATGAATACCAGTGCAGgataaaagaaaaaagatCTTATGATAAAACTTAAAAATGTGTTACTATGTTTATATAGAATGGTAAAGTTACTCCTCTGTTGTGTAATGATAGAAGTAGCTTCAAAAGAACTAATGTACAATGCCTTGTAAGTTTCTAACTCCAGCTAAAGAAACGTCCTCCGAAATGTGCTTAAATTGTGTATTGAAAAGATTTAGACTGCTGGACAAATTCCAATTAGCAGTTAACCAGATCAATGGCCTCCAAATGGACCTCCGTACATTGGGAGCCAATATGTTTGTCGTATAAGTTGTAAAAGTTCCCCGATAGACATTGGTAGAAAGTATCTTGGTCACCGATAGCTAGGTTACCTTCTGGGGTCAACGACCAACCGGCAGCATATATGGCACCGGCTTGTGGTGGTGGACCATCAAATTGGAATTGTCTGTTGGAAACGATAGAACCGATTCTGCCATGTCCATCTGTTAGGATACCCTTGTGTATGTTCATCTGTAGAGTACCGCTGGATTTGCATGCTTGAGATCTCACTGGGTCGTTGGAATTAACTGGAACTGGGGTAGCTGGGGTAGTCGAGTTCGATACTTTTGTTGCTTGTACTTGACCGTCCGTTATCTGGGATGCAGCCTGTGCCGTCTTGGTAGTAGCTTGAATTTGACCGTCACCGATTTGAGAGACAGCTTGAGCAGTCTTGGTAGCAGCCTGGATTTGACCGTCACCGATTTGAGAAACGGCAGCTGGGGCTAGAGTCTTGGTAGCGGCTTGGATTTGACCGTCACCGATTTGAGAAACGGCAGCTGGGGCTAGAGTCTTGGTAGCGGCTTGGATTTGACCATCACCGATTTGAGAAACTGgggcagcagcggcagtCTTAGTAGCGGCTTGAATTTGACCGTCACCAATCTGGGAAACTGgagcggcagcagcagtctTGGTAGCAGCTTGAATTTGACCGTCACCGATCTGAGAAACtggagcagcagcggcagtTTTGGTGGTTGCCTGGATTTGACCGTCACCGatttgagaaactggagCTGGAGCTAAAGTCTTGGTAGTAGCCTGGACTTGACCATCATTTATTTGAGAAACAGCGTCTCTCTTGGCGGCAGATGCTACCGGTTTAACGGCGATACCAAAGGTGGAAGCGTATTCGGTGATACCGTTTTTGAAGTGGCACTTGGGGGCAAAGTAGACCATGGTTCCGATGGAACATAAGCGGCAAGCGCTGAAGCAACTAtggttgaagaaattaGAGTATTCTTGTATTGCATTTTGGAAATGAGCTGTAGTGTTGGAattcttgttttgtttgtaCTGTTCTTATCTTGGGATAAACTAAGTGAGAGGTAGAACATTTTCCCCATCATCCAACAAGAAGtgtctcttttttatattccaGAGAATGGAAAGGGATAGTGAAAGCAAAAGACCAGTAATCTTGAACTTTCCATCTTAGATCGATAATTGCTGAATTTGCTAATAATTAGATCACATAATCAGTAGGCCAGCCACTTCCAATAATGCTGAATAAAGAATATGTTTGTGTATGGAGGGCCTTTCGATGAACGCGGCTGGATATTCCAACTATTAATTACAGTCGAGAACGGTAATTTGCCGGCAATGGGTCATACTGTACCAAACGTGGGTACAGCATCGCCACAGCCACTCTAATTTTCTACTgaactttgcaagaaaatttCGCCCAGCAATTGACACATTGATGCACTTCTTAACATGCCCCAAAAAACGCAGCTGGGTTTCGTAACTTTGCCTGCCTTTTTTGCTGGTCTTCGAAACCGGCAGTTTCCTAATTAGTGCAAATGGATATTCTTTCCGTTCGGAAAAAAGGCGGATTTTATCACGTGATGAAAAAACCTCAAATGTACCTGTACCTTTTTTTCGACTATTCCGAATCTACAATGAATGTTAGAGCAGCCTTACCAGCTGATCTTGACTCTAACTATCCTCATAAATGACGTGAATTTAACTGAACCTTGTATTCGCAGAGGAAAGAAAACCTTTCATATTTCAAAGTGCAAAGTGAAGGCCAATATGAAGAGTAAGGGTATACTACTTCATGGACTAGTTTTCCGCGGCATAGTTTCACCGACGCAGCCGAAAGGAGGTCTATGGTTCTATAGTTATAATTAGAAAGAAACACCACTGGCTGGACCTATATTGTGTTGTGTTAAAAAGTAAAGGTTTATTTCGATGATCTCATCTATCAGCCCGGTTTTCTCTCTATTGCGGTTCCGCGTGGTTTTTGCTAGTTCCAAGCCGGTAGCATCTACGGCTCGACCACGGAATAACAGGAGGACGCGACTCTTGTTTGGTGGTGTTGACAGggtatttctttttcgagGCTCCTCATCGCCAATTGTGtacgtttctttttcgtgtttagtttcttttctttcacTATATCCGCGCatcaaaaatatcttgTGTCCGAGAAAGGAAACGTGATGGATGTTTTTCCGATTTTGACGGTGCGCGAAACGCCAAAAAtttggtttttcttgtcGTTTTCGTGGCTGAAGCAGActtgttttgaagatgaatGAGAAGTCTAGACGCAATGAGTAACCGTAGGCGTGGAAAGGATCCGCCGCCGTTGGCAGTTAAGAATAATATTTCCTCTAATGGATACAAAATTGGTGGTTCCCATCAACGAGGACTTGTATTGGGACGGTCGACTGGAGAAAACGTATATAAACATCGTATTATCTTGTCGGTTGTTGAAATGAACGTTTATCAATAGTTCGTGTTTCCGCATCTTGTCTACTTCACTTATAGACACAGACCAAACAACCACAATCCATTCGCTTAATATAATGCAATTTAAAGAAACTCTGCTAGCTATTTCCTTAGCTTCGTCTGTCCTTGGTGCCTACGTGCCATCTGAGCCATGGTCCACTTTGACTCCAAGTGCTACCTACAAGAACGGTATCTCCTCTTATGTGTCGACGTTTGGTATTGCCGTTGAACCAATCTCCGGTGAGACGAGTTCTGCTTCTCAAGCTAAGAGAGATGTTATTTCTCAGATCACTGATGGTCAGATCCAAGCCACTACGAGTACAAAAAACGCAGTTTCCAAGAAGCCCAAAACTTCTGCTGCGGCCCCAGTCTCTCAAATAACGGACGGCCAAATCCAAGCCACCACTAAAACGAAAAATACAGTTCAAGCAGCTGCTTCTCAAATAACGGATGGTCAAGTCCAAGCCACCACGCAAGCTAAGACTACCGCTGCCGCTGCATCTCAAATAACGGATGGTCAAGTTCAAGCCACCACCAAAACTACTACTGGTGCTTCTCAAGTAAACGACGGCCAAGTTCAAGCCACTGCAACTACTTCAGCCGAATCCACCACTAGTCCTTCTGACCCAGTGGACTCTGTTTCCTGTAAGACTTCTGGTACTTTGGAACTTACTTTGAAGGACGGTGTTTTGACCGACAGTAAGGGCAGAATTGGTTCCATCGTTTCCAACAGACAATTCCAATTTGACGGTCCACCACCACAAGCCGGCGCTATCTACGCTGCGGGTTGGTCGATCACTGGTGAAGGTAACCTGGCTCTAGGTGATCAAGATGTCTTCTACCAATGTTTGTCCGGTAACTTCTACAACCTGTACGACCAAAGCATCGGTACTCAATGTAACAAGGTTTATTTAACCGTCATTGACTTGGTTGACTGTTAGGTATAAGTGACCACGGTTAATACTACCGCTCTACAAATATTCTAAAAAGCGAAAGCCATTTGAGGGAACATTTTGAATCCTCGCTGCATCATCTACACAACTCCTATATAAAAAGATAAAATACGATTCTACTCTATATATTAAacttgttttttgtttttccgGAATCATAATGATACGAATACGAAAGTTCACACTGTGTCCACGCAAACGCATGAGTTAAAcaaatataatatattatGGATATCGTAAGCTTATTTATTTATATCTATTTATTTAGAAGGATGATTgatccttcaaaaataatATCCCGAAACTAAAGCTTACAGTTTCGGATTAACGTGCAGTtaacaaaaacaaattgGATAGAATTAGAAAGAGGAATTTAATTTCCTCGACAATTCACAATCGTATTGCTTAACAGTTGACCAAACCAACGATCTCCAAGTGGATTGGAGAACACTGTTCAGCGATCTTCTGGTCGTACAAGTTGTAGAAGTTAC
This sequence is a window from Huiozyma naganishii CBS 8797 chromosome 3, complete genome. Protein-coding genes within it:
- the JJJ2 gene encoding Jjj2p (similar to Saccharomyces cerevisiae JJJ2 (YJL162C); ancestral locus Anc_1.185); its protein translation is MELELDKTTHYSLLGVHFDATNEEISKSYRKLAMKLHPDKSKSDKCEELFKLVVHAHSVLTNGEERAKYNKVLISQGIYERGSDPAGKSLHTKANPFANKTRKSKPYEQQPYGFGFENERAPDHTHKTTQPTHGKTKGANSKSFNLKSYQRQQHDHKRDDEEMTDPGKRRRNGGINDEQNPIESIPCKDKTRTTQEPTFEKDPGNTASVGGNTNQEERERRETVAEEEFPAKKGRCASTPSPSYSPEYISPGPSTFPTNGDDEEESAGEEKIYTSDADDEVVFKKKHARERETDDTKGDPAWSPRFRHYARAKFKKRESDKRSTSPVKLAPANYDTAIIEDWNSSIRDIINKLNSLDRKQSNKRGAEAKSEDILFDMQHINDSLESIPVRETKRAKVFDNDDVMLHDPVNQTLPRVYKPESIESNDLCIQSDVLATPLPEIPNLQVDILDTFELQKLNNAVIQFNEQCSVFKRKALTCYMNRVISDIQHTDKLTKVENFGQCIAGRNFDAELVGRIHELEYRQNMVAQTFTSLMKTSYLQNSNL
- the KNAG0C02470 gene encoding uncharacterized protein (similar to Saccharomyces cerevisiae HSP150 (YJL159W) and PIR3 (YKL163W); ancestral locus Anc_1.188), producing MQFKETLLAISLASSVLGAYVPSEPWSTLTPSATYKNGISSYVSTFGIAVEPISGETSSASQAKRDVISQITDGQIQATTSTKNAVSKKPKTSAAAPVSQITDGQIQATTKTKNTVQAAASQITDGQVQATTQAKTTAAAASQITDGQVQATTKTTTGASQVNDGQVQATATTSAESTTSPSDPVDSVSCKTSGTLELTLKDGVLTDSKGRIGSIVSNRQFQFDGPPPQAGAIYAAGWSITGEGNLALGDQDVFYQCLSGNFYNLYDQSIGTQCNKVYLTVIDLVDC
- the KNAG0C02460 gene encoding uncharacterized protein (similar to Saccharomyces cerevisiae YJL160C and PIR1 (YKL164C); ancestral locus Anc_1.187), with amino-acid sequence MVYFAPKCHFKNGITEYASTFGIAVKPVASAAKRDAVSQINDGQVQATTKTLAPAPVSQIGDGQIQATTKTAAAAPVSQIGDGQIQAATKTAAAAPVSQIGDGQIQAATKTAAAAPVSQIGDGQIQAATKTLAPAAVSQIGDGQIQAATKTLAPAAVSQIGDGQIQAATKTAQAVSQIGDGQIQATTKTAQAASQITDGQVQATKVSNSTTPATPVPVNSNDPVRSQACKSSGTLQMNIHKGILTDGHGRIGSIVSNRQFQFDGPPPQAGAIYAAGWSLTPEGNLAIGDQDTFYQCLSGNFYNLYDKHIGSQCTEVHLEAIDLVNC